The Thermodesulfobacteriota bacterium genome contains a region encoding:
- a CDS encoding thiamine pyrophosphate-binding protein: MKTAELVVAMLEDIGVEYVFGVPGGAIEDLNCALYKRRNIKPIVTKHEEGAAFMADGYARLSGRLGVCCATAGPGASNLITGIASAYADSIPVLTLTGQVATSVFGKGAIQETGSEGVTTSSIYRHFTRYSGLMMNEKRAEYMVQKAIRTALSERNRPVHLSLPADIMKRRVRKDSRCTIPEPGRFFDRDGVRKAAARLLAAKRPVIIAGWGVVRSRGAEELRKLAERLDIPVATSPKAKGVFPESHPLSLGVLGFAGSPVAKEYIVESEVDVMLAVGTSFNEMMTSGWDRRLEPSQCLIQIDIDFEEIGKNFDVCIRLLGDARTVLLELDYEAQRQAEAAGTKPAAGSSRGPEVAVLRLKHRDANRSPEPRNGRYHPQDLVEDIQKSFPADTIFFADCGNSMAWAIRHLVMERPYSFYVSLGFASMGYAVAAPVGAKLAFPDRPIVALVGDGSFLMNGFEVATAVNYRVPVIWVVLNNAMLGMVYHGRRLFKKPIPEGIPSQFQQVDFARVAEGLGARGIRVDWAGGITPDLVANILESGQPTVLDVHIDPEAVPPIHSRIQTVDRHFR; this comes from the coding sequence ATGAAGACCGCGGAGCTTGTGGTTGCCATGCTGGAAGACATTGGGGTCGAGTATGTCTTCGGGGTGCCGGGCGGCGCCATCGAGGACCTCAACTGCGCCCTCTACAAGCGGAGGAATATCAAGCCCATCGTCACCAAGCACGAGGAGGGGGCGGCCTTCATGGCCGACGGCTATGCCCGGCTTTCCGGCCGGCTGGGGGTCTGTTGTGCCACGGCGGGGCCCGGTGCCTCCAATCTCATCACCGGCATAGCCAGCGCCTATGCGGACAGCATCCCGGTCCTGACCCTCACCGGTCAGGTGGCCACCTCGGTGTTCGGCAAGGGGGCGATCCAGGAAACCGGCTCGGAGGGCGTGACCACCTCCAGCATCTACCGCCACTTCACGCGCTACAGCGGCCTGATGATGAACGAGAAACGCGCCGAGTACATGGTGCAAAAGGCGATCCGCACCGCCTTGTCCGAGCGCAACCGGCCGGTGCATCTCAGCCTGCCGGCGGACATCATGAAGCGGCGGGTGCGCAAGGACAGCCGCTGCACGATCCCGGAGCCTGGCCGGTTCTTCGACCGCGACGGCGTGCGCAAGGCAGCGGCGCGGCTCTTGGCCGCCAAGCGACCGGTGATCATCGCCGGCTGGGGGGTGGTCCGCTCCCGGGGCGCCGAGGAGCTGAGAAAGCTCGCCGAGCGGCTCGACATCCCGGTGGCCACCTCCCCCAAGGCGAAAGGGGTGTTTCCGGAAAGCCATCCCCTGTCCCTGGGGGTCCTGGGCTTTGCCGGCTCGCCGGTGGCCAAGGAGTATATCGTCGAAAGCGAGGTGGATGTCATGCTGGCGGTGGGCACCTCCTTCAACGAGATGATGACCTCCGGCTGGGACCGCCGCCTGGAGCCCAGCCAATGCCTGATCCAGATCGACATCGATTTCGAGGAGATCGGCAAGAACTTCGATGTCTGCATCCGGCTCCTGGGGGACGCCCGGACGGTGCTCCTGGAGCTGGACTACGAGGCGCAGCGCCAGGCGGAGGCGGCCGGCACCAAACCTGCGGCCGGCTCCAGCCGGGGGCCGGAGGTGGCGGTGCTCCGGCTCAAGCATCGCGATGCCAACCGGAGCCCGGAGCCCCGCAACGGCCGCTACCACCCCCAGGACCTGGTGGAGGATATCCAGAAGAGCTTTCCCGCCGACACCATCTTCTTCGCCGATTGCGGCAACTCCATGGCCTGGGCGATCCGCCATCTCGTCATGGAGCGGCCCTACTCCTTCTATGTCTCCCTGGGCTTCGCCTCCATGGGCTACGCGGTGGCCGCGCCGGTGGGCGCCAAGCTGGCGTTTCCCGACCGGCCCATCGTCGCCCTGGTCGGCGACGGCTCCTTCCTCATGAACGGCTTCGAGGTGGCCACCGCCGTCAACTACCGGGTCCCGGTCATCTGGGTGGTGCTCAACAACGCCATGCTGGGCATGGTCTACCACGGCCGGCGCCTGTTCAAGAAGCCGATCCCCGAGGGCATCCCGTCCCAGTTCCAGCAGGTGGATTTCGCCCGGGTGGCCGAGGGCCTGGGCGCCCGGGGCATCCGGGTGGATTGGGCCGGTGGCATCACCCCGGATCTGGTGGCCAACATCCTGGAGTCCGGCCAGCCGACGGTGCTGGACGTGCACATCGACCCCGAGGCGGTGCCACCCATCCACAGCCGCATCCAGACCGTGGATCGCCACTTCCGTTGA